The following is a genomic window from Nitrospira sp..
GCACCGCTCCTGCGTCCGTGGAACGCGCCCGTTCATTCTCTTGGCCGGTCTCAGCCCAAAGCAGCCCATCTGTCCGATGTCCTTTGTTCCACCAAAGATACAAACCGCTGAGCAAGACCCCGATCGTCATGAGGTCCAGTACCGCCCAGACGATTTTCAGCGGCTGTCCCCCATAATCTCCAAAGTGCAGCGGCTGGGAGAGCAGCAACACCGTCATGTACCAGGGCATCGCCCGCGTCGCCGCCACAGCGCCGGTCTCCGCATCGATCAGGACAGGCTCCAGCAGCCGTACCGTGAACGGAGTCCGCCCCCTGAGAAAGACCGCGTAGTGATGCGGCCCTGCAGAGGGAGTACCGGGAAGGGCCACAAAGGCCGCCTCTTTCTGAACATCCAGCGCCTCCGCTGCAGCCACCGCACGATCAAGGGAACTGAACACCGCTGGGGCCGGCTTGCCTTGCCAGGGCGCGGTCATCTCAGCCAATTCCGTCTGCTGCCAGTAGGCAAACAGCGGTCTGGCCAGCGTATTAATGACGCCGGTGCCACCGACGACGAGCGCCCAAACCACAGTGACGATGCCCAGAAGATTATGCAGGTCTAGCCATGCCAAGCGCGGACTCCCGATATGACGAACGGTCCCGAAAGGCAGCTTGCGCATAAACGGCCCATAGACCACGACACCCGACACGATCGAGGCAAGAAAGAGCAGGCCCATGCCGCCCAAAAACAACGTGCCCGGCAAGCCAGCAAACAGCTCGACGTGCAGCATGAACATAACGTGCAGCACACCTTCTCGAAGTGGAAGATCTTGCAACAGCGCGCCGGTCCGGCTGTCGTACATGAAGAGCGCTGAGCTCTCCGTGGCATCAAGCGTCTCTCCCATTGAGACAAACCAGGCCGACGCATCTTCATCCCGGGCGAAAGTTTGAATCACCTCCTGCGGCCGGCGCACGCGGGCATCGACTGCCAGCGCATCGAGATCGGCTTTCAACGTTGCGCCAGCCATCTCGGGCGGCGTCACGGATGCCTCCAGCCAATGGTCGATTTCTTCTGCAAAAATCAGTGGCAGACCGCTCAAGCAGAGGAGCAGCAGAAACAGGGTACAGAGCAAGCTCGTCCACTTATGGACGAGGCACCACAGCTTGAACGCCCTCACAGAGACCCTACTCGATAAGACCAACGCTTCCGCATTCCAGAATGCGCCCCGTGCGGCATCTTAGCGGACTGCCGGAACATCCACGCTGGGAGAGCGCGTGAGTGGCTCATCATCATAGCGATACCCCTTCGACTGCATGCACCCGCTCAAATTAATTCCGCCAGCCAGCGTCTCTTTCGCATGCTCCTGTCCAGACAAGACCTCTCGCTTGCAGATATCCCAATCCGCTTGCGTTTGCGCCTCGGATTTACCCGCTTGTTCCCACCGTCCTTCGGCGCAAGCGGTAAGCGCCAACGTGATCAGAAGGACAACGACGTTCATGCCAAGGCCTCGCACATCATCACACCCTCTTTATGGAGACGGACGAGACAGAGGCTCTCGCACCTGAAGAAACAGATCGCCTCTGCCTCGTCTGGGGCTCCCTCAATGTTAGAACCGCAACCCCACCGTCCCCAATACAGTAAGCGGCTCCCCATAGAAGAAGAACGCCGAACCGTTGTACGACGTGGCCACATACCGCTGATCGAGAAGATTGCGCACATTGAACGCCACATTCACGGCCTTCGCGCCCAGCCAGTTTCTGGCTTGCAGCTCATGGTTGTAGTACAACGCCGCATCGGCCCTGATATAGGCTGGCATTTCAATCGGATCTCCGAACATCGAGGCATTCCGGCTGCCGTAGGCAAAGAGGCCTCCGCCAACCCCGAATCCCTTCAGCGCACCCTCCTGCACATAATACGTAGACCACAGCGTAAATTTGTTGTACGGCACATTCGCCAGGCGCTTGTGGAGCAAGGTCGCATCGTTGTCCTTTGTCACCTCGGCATCGGTATAGGCGTAGCCGGCGATGACGTTCCAGCCCGGTGTGACTCGCGCCGTCACATCCAATTCGATGCCCTGGCTGCGCTGCTCTCCGGTCTGCACCGAATAGCCAAGCGTCGACAGCGCTGGATCCGCGCTGGGAGTCAGCAGATTTTCCCGCGTCAGATGAAACCAGGCCAGGGTGGCGGACACGCGCTGATCCAGCAGGAAGACCTTCGCCCCCACTTCATATTGCGTCGAGCGCTCGGGCTTGAACAAACTGCCATTCGGATTGAACGACGAGGGTGAATTGGGCTGGAACCCTTTCGTCCAGGAGGTATAGAGCGAGAGCGGTTCGATCGGCTGATACACCAGCCCCAGCCGCGGACTGACGGCATGATTGTCCGACGCATCGCTGGCCGCCGCGGATTGCGTCGATTGATGCACATAGTCGAACCGCACCCCGCCCATGAATTTGAGGTTCGGCAGGAGCGCAATCTGATCCTGCACGTAGGCGGCCGCCGTTTTATTGTCTCCTTGGAAGCTTCCCTGAAAGATCGCCCCGAGGGCCGGCACGGGAGCCTGGGAATAGTTCGGCGCAAATAAATCGAGCGTTGGCGCCACATCTCCGGAGAACACGAACTGGTCGGTTTTTTCCTGGCGCAGTTCGACACCCGCCAGCAGCGTATGGTCCATATCGAGCACCCGGACATGCCCAACCACGTTCGTGACCATTGAATGCGCATGGTACCGGGCGACGCCAGGCTGCCGGACCTGAGTGCGATTCAAGGTGCGTTGATCGAGATCCAGCGAGTCCGGAGCTGTATAGAGATTGTTGCGATCGTCCTCGACCAGCGAATGCCGATAGGCGTTCCGGATCGACCACTTGTCGTTGAACTGATGCGAGAGATCGTAGCCGATCCGGTAGGACGTGCGGTTAAAGCTGCCGAACTCTCCCAGGGTGACCGAGCGGTTTCTCGGGATGTTGCCGTTGCTATTGCCCCAGACCGTTCCTTGCGCCGGCAGGCCATAGGGATCGTTGCTCCAGCGGCGCATGTAATCGGCATCGACCGTCAACGTCGTCCGCGAGCCCAGCAGCCAGGTCACACTCGGCGCAATCGCCGCCATATCGCGGTTCGCAAAGTCGATAAAGCTGTTCGCCCGTTGACCGGCCACATTCAGGCGATAGAGCACCGTCTTGTTTTGATTCAACGGCCCCGTCGCGTCCAGCTCCGAGCGGTAGAAATTAAAATTGCCGATGGTGGTGCTGGCTGAATAGGCCGCATCCGCCAAGGGCTTATTGGTCACCACATTGATGATGCCGCCGGGATCTCCCTGGCCGTACAGGACCGCGGCCGGCCCCTTCAGCACTTCCAGCCGGCGCACGTTGTACGTGTCCACCGGCATGAACTGCGTGAAAGGATCCAGGAGCCCATTTCGATAATAGCTGCGGCTGGTCGCCGAAAACCCCCGGATGATGAGATTCTCGTAGAGCGACGAGCCGGAGTCCGTTGCATTAATCCCCGAGACATTTTCCAGCGAGTTTTGCAATCGGAAGGTGCGCTGCTCTTCAATGACCTTGCGGGTGATGACCTGAATAGATTGCGGCACGTCCTTGATCGGCGTATCGGTTCGCGTCGCGGTGCTGGCTTCGTCGGCCACGTACGTTTTCACGTCGTCCCGTTCCCGCACCTCTTTCACCACAATCTCCGGCACCTTGATGGGCTTCTGTTTCGCGGAAGGACTCGAGCCCCCGTTGGACTCCGTCGAGACCGCCGGAACTGGCGCCTGCTGAAGCGTGACGGTCCTGCCATCTGTCACGACGTACTGCAATCCCGTCCCCTCCAACACCTGCCTGAGACCTTCCTCCAGCGACATCGTACCGACCGCGCCCTTGGTCAGGCGGTTTCCGGCAAGCTCCGATGCATAGAGCACTTGCACGTTCGCCTGTTCCGCCAGCGCCGCCAGCGCCGTCGACAGGTCTTGGGGGGGAATATCCAGCGAGACCTCACTGTTTTGCGCGAAGGCCGGCAAAACCAGGCTCATCGCTAGCAGCGCCACAGCCATGCACCGCCTTCCCCATGTTCCGATCCGCATTCCGATTACCTGCCCTCTCATCATGACGCGTCCTTTCCAACGTGTAGACCATACAGATCATCGCGACACAACAGAGCCCATCGCTGCGACCGCAGCAATGGGCTCTGGACTCATGTTCCGTTGGCCTCGCGTACAGGGGCGGCTGATGTGGTGGACAAAATTACCGGGGGTATCTAGAAGCCAGATCGGCCGGCGGCGTGCCGCGGATAGCCGAATGGTGAATGGTGACGAACCGTCCGCACCGCGCACACTTGATGACGAGACTGCCCTGTTCCCAGCGGGCGATCAATTTCCCGCAGTGACAACGCACATCCGTCGGCAGTGGCGCCGGCCTAGAGGATTCGTTCACAGCCACACCAACAGGCGGCGGCGTGAACCGCCGCCCGCATTCCAGAACATCCGCCCATCGCTCTCTGCCCACGGGGTATGAGACGCATGGACGGGCATAAACCTGACGTGCAATCTGCACCGAGTGACATCTAGCGGAGAACTCGAACACGACATACCGATATCCTCCCTCCGCTCAGCGACGCGCTCGCCGCGCACGCGAAAGAATACCCGAGGGCAACGGTCCTGGCTGTCCCGCGAGCAGGCGCTACTTGAACATCAACTTTTTGATTTCAGCCGCCGGCAATTCGACTTCTCCGAAATCGGACTGCCCCTTGAAACTGCCAGCAATGGCGAGCACGAACTCTCCCGTCTTGCCATCATTCAGCGTGATGGTGACGTTTGGAGGCGTGGCGTTTCCTGACGGCTTGAGATCGATCTGCTTGATGCCGTCAAACTTGATCTTGACGGTCGCGGTCCCGCGCTTGACCGGCACCTCTCTCAATTCATGCGGAACAAATGCCGTTTCGCTGATTTTCTCTTCCCAATAAAAAATAACGTTCTTGACGTCCGTTTCCACGCCTTTGGTATCGGTCGCGACGACCTGGAAGGCCTTCTCGGCTTTGTTCTCCGCCCAGGCGGAGCTGCCCATCAGGCAGAGCAGCAGCACGCCGCACAGCATGCGAGACCATTGGCGAACCGGTTGGTGAACCCGTTGACTGTTTCCCCGCACGATCGTCTGGCGATTCATAAGCCTTCTCCTTCTTATTGTCATTTTCATTGCCGTGCCTGTGACCCTTACCCATCCAACCGATAACTGATCGGCACTAAAATCGTGACGCTCGACGCTCCCAACGGATGCTTGAGCGACAGCGGAGAGGCCTGCCTCATCACCGCCATGGCTTCTTGATCCAACAACGCGCGCCCCGAGCTCTCCGCAATGCTGAGACCGACAACCGCGCCGTCGGCGCGGATCACGGCCTCCACCACGACTTTGCCTTCCCAGTGATTGCTTTTCGCCTGTGCCGGATACCGTTTCAGTTCTTCAACCCGGCGCCACAGCGCATCGCTGAGCCACCCATAGTCGGCGCGAACCTCCCGATGCCGAACCCGGCGTTGCTGCACGGTTCGATGTTCGATTGTCGGAGAAGCCGTCTCGACAAGCGGCGATTCACGCTCCGTAACGTGAGCCGCTGCTTCGATCTGAGCCGGCATTGATGCCAGCTGAGCCCGCGCAACCTGTGTAGGCATGGCCACCTGCGACAGGCTCTGCTCGACGACCGCCGTCCGGCTGGCGGCAACGGCCTGCGATTCGACAGGCTGGGTCATCGGTCGTTCGATCGATGCCGCAGCCTGAGTCGCAACTTCAGCAACCGCTTGCTGGATCGGCTCGACAGATGCGATCTCCCGGGAAACTTCGCGAACCGTCTGCTGCACCGGCTCAGCGGCTTCAACCGCCTGGGGGGATTCGCGGACCGCTTGCTGAACCGGCACCGGGGGCGCCACGGGTGTCGGAGGCTCGACCACTTGCTTGACCGGTTGAGGACTCGGAGCAACTCTGGCCGGTTCGACTGGTGGCGGGGCAGCGGAAGGCGGAGGCTCGACCACGGCCACCTCCCATTGAAACGATGCCGGCAAAATCGGCTTCTCGATGTCCGTCATCAAGAGCAGGGCGCACCCGACGCCTAGCA
Proteins encoded in this region:
- a CDS encoding Peptidase (MaGe:77307413): MRAFKLWCLVHKWTSLLCTLFLLLLCLSGLPLIFAEEIDHWLEASVTPPEMAGATLKADLDALAVDARVRRPQEVIQTFARDEDASAWFVSMGETLDATESSALFMYDSRTGALLQDLPLREGVLHVMFMLHVELFAGLPGTLFLGGMGLLFLASIVSGVVVYGPFMRKLPFGTVRHIGSPRLAWLDLHNLLGIVTVVWALVVGGTGVINTLARPLFAYWQQTELAEMTAPWQGKPAPAVFSSLDRAVAAAEALDVQKEAAFVALPGTPSAGPHHYAVFLRGRTPFTVRLLEPVLIDAETGAVAATRAMPWYMTVLLLSQPLHFGDYGGQPLKIVWAVLDLMTIGVLLSGLYLWWNKGHRTDGLLWAETGQENERARSTDAGAVRR
- a CDS encoding hypothetical protein (Evidence 5 : Unknown function; MaGe:77307416) — protein: MFEFSARCHSVQIARQVYARPCVSYPVGRERWADVLECGRRFTPPPVGVAVNESSRPAPLPTDVRCHCGKLIARWEQGSLVIKCARCGRFVTIHHSAIRGTPPADLASRYPR
- a CDS encoding Ferrichrome-iron receptor (MaGe:77307415), whose amino-acid sequence is MMRGQVIGMRIGTWGRRCMAVALLAMSLVLPAFAQNSEVSLDIPPQDLSTALAALAEQANVQVLYASELAGNRLTKGAVGTMSLEEGLRQVLEGTGLQYVVTDGRTVTLQQAPVPAVSTESNGGSSPSAKQKPIKVPEIVVKEVRERDDVKTYVADEASTATRTDTPIKDVPQSIQVITRKVIEEQRTFRLQNSLENVSGINATDSGSSLYENLIIRGFSATSRSYYRNGLLDPFTQFMPVDTYNVRRLEVLKGPAAVLYGQGDPGGIINVVTNKPLADAAYSASTTIGNFNFYRSELDATGPLNQNKTVLYRLNVAGQRANSFIDFANRDMAAIAPSVTWLLGSRTTLTVDADYMRRWSNDPYGLPAQGTVWGNSNGNIPRNRSVTLGEFGSFNRTSYRIGYDLSHQFNDKWSIRNAYRHSLVEDDRNNLYTAPDSLDLDQRTLNRTQVRQPGVARYHAHSMVTNVVGHVRVLDMDHTLLAGVELRQEKTDQFVFSGDVAPTLDLFAPNYSQAPVPALGAIFQGSFQGDNKTAAAYVQDQIALLPNLKFMGGVRFDYVHQSTQSAAASDASDNHAVSPRLGLVYQPIEPLSLYTSWTKGFQPNSPSSFNPNGSLFKPERSTQYEVGAKVFLLDQRVSATLAWFHLTRENLLTPSADPALSTLGYSVQTGEQRSQGIELDVTARVTPGWNVIAGYAYTDAEVTKDNDATLLHKRLANVPYNKFTLWSTYYVQEGALKGFGVGGGLFAYGSRNASMFGDPIEMPAYIRADAALYYNHELQARNWLGAKAVNVAFNVRNLLDQRYVATSYNGSAFFFYGEPLTVLGTVGLRF
- a CDS encoding hypothetical protein (Evidence 4 : Unknown function but conserved in other organisms; MaGe:77307414), producing MNVVVLLITLALTACAEGRWEQAGKSEAQTQADWDICKREVLSGQEHAKETLAGGINLSGCMQSKGYRYDDEPLTRSPSVDVPAVR
- a CDS encoding conserved exported protein of unknown function (Evidence 4 : Unknown function but conserved in other organisms; MaGe:77307417), encoding MNRQTIVRGNSQRVHQPVRQWSRMLCGVLLLCLMGSSAWAENKAEKAFQVVATDTKGVETDVKNVIFYWEEKISETAFVPHELREVPVKRGTATVKIKFDGIKQIDLKPSGNATPPNVTITLNDGKTGEFVLAIAGSFKGQSDFGEVELPAAEIKKLMFK
- a CDS encoding Ferric siderophore transport system, periplasmic binding protein TonB (MaGe:77307418) codes for the protein MTAVEFNRLSGGTGPAHAHGWMVSMCCHLLGVGCALLLMTDIEKPILPASFQWEVAVVEPPPSAAPPPVEPARVAPSPQPVKQVVEPPTPVAPPVPVQQAVRESPQAVEAAEPVQQTVREVSREIASVEPIQQAVAEVATQAAASIERPMTQPVESQAVAASRTAVVEQSLSQVAMPTQVARAQLASMPAQIEAAAHVTERESPLVETASPTIEHRTVQQRRVRHREVRADYGWLSDALWRRVEELKRYPAQAKSNHWEGKVVVEAVIRADGAVVGLSIAESSGRALLDQEAMAVMRQASPLSLKHPLGASSVTILVPISYRLDG